The following are encoded together in the Strongyloides ratti genome assembly S_ratti_ED321, chromosome : 2 genome:
- a CDS encoding DNA damage-binding protein 1, whose translation MLSEEKQFLISTPIPSSLIIGSEYCNFTSPTAKNLVLAFSDRIEVYEWGGNTLTKELKFLPGCNLAYIKCIKNKKNESDLIFVINSEFEFSIFGYNNGEIYFVMKGGIVSTYKRIREQGIQIAVCPKQGKIAITGMDQNLYVIDRFERTDRKNAEFIKGPLDVVDMSFIDYSKFKSETRIAMLVHYETCLYYEVFELDYRTCSLRNVLTIKDIPIHCTKLYCPQIYNDGTTFILGAVCIYIVRGGNFSEKKLTVNNLERIELDIVIDNSIISIAPFTENPSKFAFCDRAGILFSAEILTNDIIIEKIGNINPTAFLNHLENNIFFGASMIKDSILFSIDINNENPEMTNINILDSIPYYGPITDMCMVNEDEQIMGICGGDGKNGFLSLIKHSPTFRCAWEFVAVGLHRFYVIPNDNQYNICFASTLNTTITFVLCTKTGERMEISFPGFNYDSRTLFVNYHAITNTYIQVTDESVSITNLSDKIFKNFQLLNEEDLTSISTNNNGIFIVANGNSIYVYNLNDTKNLFMGEHKFEKKITSIDMLKATGFKALAFFVTVFEFTSNIYMFKVSYNNGINVELIGESNIENVGIINDIKWYCGNNDEDSDCIIACDFSGNAYFIDFDVQNGFKPNYLLLNVGDGALETFECSVKGQRSIFFSCENSGFAPWRKWETDIPKLNINTSLQAYSYFDNNISYIVHIENNTAKVSYLTDEKEISYDKLEIDYDLTRFAYDQKNNVLLSIAIKECEADYFEAAVHDFDLPKPNYGPKIRFPCYELSSNNVKKEIAEEIKNATTEDSYILLVSLDHMKIEAMYKLPPFEVALCIKPITIPSHLGSFFVVGTAVEKFELSQPEIIDGRLLLIEVKGDYQKTIEIRAEKSVKSPVFSIATNEDQVIATMLNSVRVFKCTIDDFKLKQSKYEFLRANRIEMYGEKAIVGDAMRSVSILSIKKDSADIYSRLTDSRGLTAIHIFDDDCYIRCIENCIHILTECQTEEFRSLQISKMLYIGMQVNKIIHGHIGKVDLSKYPGIGNCLTMATLEGSLITLFEIDTKMYNFLKIIEGKIYDRLPRFFESHEPSEILKIKGKNQFVNTDYFKYFMTLSTESRKDILKLEGIPPYPCTNEVIHRYETLENIVSLWSQLF comes from the exons ATGCTTTCTGAAGAGAAACAATTTCTAATTTCTACTCCAATACCATCTTCCTTAATAATTGGATCTgaatattgtaattttacTTCTCCAACAGCAAAAAATCTTGTTCTTGCATTTTCTGATCGTATTGAGGTATATGAATGGGGCGGTAATACATTaacaaaagaattaaaatttcttccTGGATGTAATTTagcatatataaaatgtataaaaaataaaaaaaat gaATCTGAtcttatttttgttattaatagTGAATTTGAGTTTTCAATTTTTGGTTATAATAATggtgaaatatattttgttatgaAAGGTGGTATTGTATCAACATATAAAAGAATTCGTGAACAAGGAATACAAATTGCTGTTTGTCCTAAACAAGGTAAAATTGCTATTACAGGAATGgatcaaaatttatatgttattGATAGATTTGAAAGGACTGATAGAAAAAATGCTGAATTTATTAAAGGACCTTTAGATGTTGTTGATATGTCTTTTATAGATTATTCTAAATTTAAATCTGAAACAAGAATAGCTATGTTAGTTCATTATGAAACATGTTTATATTATGAAGTATTTGAACTAGACTATAGGACATGTAGTCTTAGGAAtgttttaacaataaaagatATACCAATACATTGTACAAAACTTTATTGTCCacaaatttataatgatGGTACTACATTTATTTTGGGTGCTGTTTGTATTTATATAGTTCGTGGTGGAAATTTTTCtgaaaaaaaacttactgTTAATAATCTTGAACGAATTGAATTAGACATTGTAATTGATAATTCAATAATTTCTATAGCACCATTTACAGAAAATCCATCTAAATTTGCCTTTTGTGATAGAGCTGGAATACTTTTTTCAGCtgaaatattaacaaatgatattataattgaaaaaattggAAATATTAATCCAACtgcttttttaaatcatttagaaaataatattttttttggtgCATCTATGATTAAAGatagtattttatttagtattgatataaataatgaaaatccTGAAATGAcgaatattaatattttagattCAATTCCTTATTATGGTCCAATTACAGATATGTGTATGGTTAATGAAGATGAACAGATTATGGGTATTTGTGGTGGTGATGGTAAAAATGGTTTTCTTTCTTTAATTAAACATTCACCTACATTTCGATGTGCCTGGGAGTTTGTTGCTGTTGGACTTCATCGTTTCTACGTTATACCTAATGATAAccaatataatatatgttttGCATCTACCTTAAATACAACAATTACTTTTGTATTATGTACAAAAACTGGAGAAAGAATGGAAATTTCATTTCCTGGATTTAATTATGATTCAAGAacattatttgttaattatCATGCTATTACAAATACATATATTCAGGTTACGGATGAAAGTGTTTCAATAACTAATCTtagtgataaaatatttaaaaactttcaACTTCTTAATGAAGAAGATCTTACATCTATttcaacaaataataatggtATTTTTATTGTAGCTAATGGTAATTCTatttatgtttataatttaaatgatacaaaaaatttatttatggGTGAacataaatttgaaaaaaaaattactagcATTGATATGCTTAAAGCAACTGGTTTTAAAGCATTGGCATTTTTTGTAACAGTTTTTGAGTTTACttctaatatttatatgtttaaaGTAAGTTACAACAATGGAATAAATGTAGAACTTATTGGTGAATctaatattgaaaatgtaGGAATcattaatgatattaaatgGTATTGTGGTAATAATGATGAAGATTCTGATTGTATTATTGCTTGTGATTTTTCTGGTAATGCATATTTTATTGACTTTGATGTTCAAAATGGTTTTAAACCTAATTATCTTCTTCTTAATGTTGGTGATGGAGCTTTAGAAACATTTGAATGTTCAGTTAAAGGACAAAGATCGATATTCTTTTCTTGTGAAAATTCGGGATTTGCACCATGGAGAAAATGGGAAACTGATATaccaaaattaaatataaatacttCTTTACAAGCTTACTCTTATTTTGACAATAATATTAGTTATATTGTTcatatagaaaataatacaGCTAAAGTTTCTTATTTAACtgatgaaaaagaaatttcaTATGATAAACTTGAGATTGATTATGATTTAACACGATTTGCTTATGATCAGAAGAATAATGTTTTACTTTCAATAGCTATTAAAGAGTGTGAGGCAGATTATTTTGAGGCTGCCGTTCACGATTTTGATTTACCGAAACCAAATTATGGACCAAAAATACGATTCCCTTGTTATGAATTATCTtcaaataatgtaaaaaaagaaatagcagaagaaattaaaaatgctACTACTGAAGATTCATACATTCTTCTTGTGTCATTAGATCATATGAAAATTGAAGCAATGTATAAATTACCTCCATTTGAGGTGGCATTATGTATAAAACCAATAACAATACCAAGTCATTTAGGttctttttttgttgttggaACTGCTGTGGAAAAATTTGAACTATCTCAACCAGAAATCATTGATGGaagattattattaattgaagTCAAGGGAGATTATCAAAAAACAATCGAAATTAGAGCAGAAAAAAGTGTCAAAAGTCCTGTTTTTTCGATCGCAACAAATGAGGATCAAGTAATTGCAACTATGCTAAATTCAGTTAGGGTTTTTAAATGTACAATAGATGATTTTAAGTTGAAGCAATCCAAATATGAATTTTTACGTGCAAATCGAATAGAAATGTATGGAGAAAAAGCAATTGTTGGTGATGCTATGAGATCTGTATCTATTTTAAGTATCAAAAAAGATAGTGCAGACATATATTCAAGATTAACGGATAGTCGTGGATTGACAGCAATACATATCTTTGATGATGACTGTTATATTCGTTGTATTGAAAATTGTATTCATATATTAACAGAATGTCAAACAGAAGAATTTCGTTCTCTTCAAATAtctaaaatgttatatattgGGATGCAGGTAAATAAAATCATTCATGGTCATATCGGAAAAGTAGATTTATCTAAATATCCTGGTATTGGAAATTGTCTTACTATGGCAACATTAGAAGGATCTCtaataacattatttgaAATTGATACTAAAATGTATAacttcttaaaaataatagaaggAAAAATTTACGATCGTTTGCCAAGATTTTTTGAAAGTCATGAACCATCTgaaattctaaaaattaaaggAAAGAATCAATTTGTAAATAcagattattttaaatattttatgactCTATCCACTGAATCAAGAAAAGATATACTAAAACTTGAAGGTATACCACCTTATCCATGTACAAATGAAGTTATACATCGCTATGAAACACTAGAAAACATTGTATCCCTATGGTCTCAACTATTttaa
- a CDS encoding UDP-glucuronosyl/UDP-glucosyltransferase family and Dynactin p62 family-containing protein, producing the protein MEKGFPSHYDAVLYECSCGSYEKYSKLLFCCECRKFACEGCCKESLDTTFCPFCFECSTLGEFNSKKNRCFNCRLCPLCFSYLVIKSTNEDKSYFKCNSCFWTSRESGLSDRTNHRSYPDFDNKEMEDEVASLSEYLKKLANIVKKSEKIRSIKKKENFSNNKYQLQRSYEQKLKKTKFEDEIQVPTVVSVSDIPEIDESYIMEDVQGKLLPTLDQKIEQYGLGLGKLQPIPAYNVCKKTYRCLTGDHLLCRLEYSLSTVKFKIFSTAWTFLPQIKVVPKGFNHTNEWNNLMLVVKNSSASVVRVKLLPLRNDDSCYVECFDPDVEFTLTAKDDAFEIDESFSLFFNEQRQEDNPLTFRKGCRAGLNFKVKPKVDGDSSFFNMKVKFSPIHKNDDGRDSICHILFNYRLAETLKSLDHDVFLWTQMEMNMVVKNVLGKPEGVNEIKIPITFKDKLKIEGLKVFQSMMFNKDDAYDLWWTGQEFKEMRLESCEQMLNIGNETLLKLKNENFDIAIGHFHDLCPLALAKTVNVKKLIWVTHGTSVYDFAAIQMGLRTFPASISHPLSSYSDEMSFYERIINLFWHLSTLDFVNLPQNLLYEENFMYKKRKEYKDNEDLWDLSKNVPILFINGERFLDFPRPFPLGITFMGEVGKKSSSKNLPEEIEAIIKKANKGIILFSLGTVSNTTNMPKQMIHSFVEGFGQFPEYQILWRMEMNIPEASKYENINLLKWLPQKALMKHPKTKLLIAHGGYNSFLEASQTGVPVILMPLFADQFINAKRAQRFGIAEVLDKLSLTPEKVSYAMNKVLKDPIYSINAKKLSLMLNDKPSNDSYAILRHRIKLAVSNRPLFMLQSSQKLNFIQFYNLDQILILVGTFIILSL; encoded by the exons atggAAAAAGGTTTCCCTTCTCATTATGACGCCGTTCTCTACGAATGCTCCTGTGGTagttatgaaaaatattcaaaattgttattttgtTGTGAATGCAGAAAATTTGCATGTGAGGGATGTTGTAAAGAATCACTAGATACAACATTTTGTCCATTTTGTTTTGAATGTTCAACACTAGGTGAATTTAactctaaaaaaaatagatgtTTTAATTGCCGATTGTGTCCTCTTTGTT ttagtTATCTTGTTATTAAATCAACAAATGAAGATAAATCTTACTTCAAATGTAACTCTTGTTTTTGGACTTCAAGGGAGAGTGGTTTATCAGATAGAACAAATCATCGTAGTTATCCTGATTTTGACAATAAAGAAATGGAAGATGAAGTTGCATCTCTCTCagagtatttaaaaaaacttgctaatattgttaaaaaatcagaaaaaataagaagtataaaaaagaaagaaaatttttcaaataacaAATATCAACTTCAACGATCATatgaacaaaaattaaaaaaaacaaagttTGAAGATGAAATTCAAGTACCAACTGTTGTTAGTGTATCAGATATACCAGAAATAGATGAATCGTATATAATGGAGGATGTACAAGGAAAATTGTTACCTACACTAGATCAAAAAATAGAACAATATGGATTAGGTTTGGGGAAACTTCAACCTATTCCAGCTTATAATGTATGTAAAAAGACTTATAGATGTTTAACAGGAGATCATTTACTTTGTCGATTAGAATATTCATTATCTACTgtgaaatttaaaattttcagtACTGCGTGGACATTTTTGCCACAAATAAAAGTAGTACCTAAAGGTTTCAATCATACAAATGAATGgaataatttaatgttagTTGTTAAAAATAGTTCTGCATCTGTTGTTCGTGTAAAATTGCTTCCTTTACGAAATGATGATTCATGTTATGTGGAATGTTTTGATCCGGATGTAGAATTTACGTTAACAGCTAAAGATGATGCTTTTGAAATAGATGAGTCGttttcacttttttttaatgaacaACGTCAAGAAGACAATCCATTGACTTTTCGTAAAGGTTGTCGAGCAGGTTTGAATTTCAAGGTGAAACCTAAAGTAGATGGTGACagtagtttttttaatatgaagGTTAAATTTAGCCCTATTCATAAGAATGATGATGGACGAGATAGTATATG tcatatattatttaattatcgGTTGGCAGAAACTTTAAAATCTTTAGATCATGATGTTTTTTTATGGACACAAATGGAAATGAATATGGTTGTTAAGAATGTTTTAGGAAAACCAGAAGGtgtaaatgaaataaaaattcccataacttttaaagataaacttaaaattgagggattaaaagtttttcaaTCTATGATGTTTAATAAAGATGATGCATATGATTTATGGTGGACTGGGCAAGAATTTAAAGAAATGAGATTAGAATCATGTGAACAGATGCTTAATATTGGTAAtgaaacattattaaaattaaaaaatgaaaattttgatattgcAATTGGTCATTTTCATGATTTATGTCCTTTGGCTTTAGCGAAAACagtaaatgttaaaaaattaatttggGTAACTCATGGAACTTCAGTTTATGATTTTGCTGCTATACAAATGGGTTTAAGAACATTTCCAGCCTCAATTTCTCATCCTCTAAGTTCTTATTCTGATGAGATGTCTTTCTAtgaaagaataataaatttattttggcATTTAAGTACACTTGATTTTGTAAATTTGCCACAAAATTTACTATAcgaagaaaattttatgtacaaaaaaagaaaagaatacAAAGATAATGAAGATCTTTGGGATCTTAGTAAAAATGTtccaatattatttataaatggaGAAAGATTTTTAGATTTCCCCAGACCTTTTCCTCTTGGAATTACTTTTATGGGAGAAGTGGGAAAAAAAAGTTCTTCAAAAAACTTACCAGAAGAAATTGAAGCAATTATTAAGAAAGCTAATAAAggaattattcttttttcacTTGGTACTGTTTCAAATACAACAAATATGCCAAAACAAATGATTCATTCATTTGTAGAGGGATTTGGCCAATTTCCTgaatatcaaattttatgGAGAATGGAAATGAATATACCAGAAGCAagtaaatatgaaaatattaatttattaaaatggtTACCACAAAAAGCTTTAATGAAACATccaaaaacaaaattattaattgcACATGGAGGTTATAATTCTTTTCTAGAAGCTTCTCAAACTGGTGTTCCTGTTATTTTAATGCCATTATTTGCTGATCAATTTATAAATGCAAAGAGAGCACAACGATTTGGTATAGCTGAAGTATTAGATAAATTGTCATTAACACCGGAAAAAGTTTCATATGCTAtgaataaagttttaaaagatCCAATTTATTCTATTAATGCTAAAAAATTGTCTTTAATGTTAAATGATAAGCCTTCAAATGATAGCTATGCTATACTAAGACATCGGATAAAATTGGCTGTTTCCAATCGTCCATTATTTATGTTGCAGAGCTCACAAAAGCTAAActttatacaattttataacttaGATCAAATTCTTATATTAGTTGGAACTTTCATTATActatcattataa